One Bosea sp. 685 DNA segment encodes these proteins:
- a CDS encoding molybdopterin-dependent oxidoreductase, giving the protein MHLFGTHFGTYEVVRDGSGQAALQGFGLDPQPSPVGAAYLDLKDHPARVLYPMVRKGWLAARENPEGRGRDRGRDEFIRISWDEAAALVAGEVERVRTVHSNAAIFGGSYGWASAGRFHHAQGQLKRFLNLAGGFTSAVNTYSFGAAAVILPHVIGPRFKFATDVAPSWDQIAAHAKLLISFGGFRLSNAQVEAGGTGQHRSERGLAAAAAAGVRIVVVSPVRADVPDLPGGTIDYIAIRPNTDTAMLLAMAQTLLAEGLADRAFLTRCTVGLAPFEAYLAGESDGVVKDADWAAEICGVPAATIRDLACAFASEPALVNAAWSLQRARFGEQPYWAAIALAAIAGHAGRPGCGIAFGLTSVSTVGQPIRRLRGPAFDQGRNPVESFIPVARITELLSQPGGSLDYDGRRLVLPDIRLVWWAGGNPFHHHQDLAGLTEAWRRPETVIVNEPMWTATARHADIVLPASFPFERDDIAASSRDNWLIASRQVCAPPDEVLSDHQIMARIAREMGFEHAFTGGREPREWLRRMYDGYRTAHAELPDFEAFWARGYAALDEGEAAPAPVTPLADFVADPVGKPLETPSGRIEITSAVIAGFGYDDCPGHPTWLAPEEWLGSPLVQRYPLHLLSPQPAHRLHSQLELAGPSQGAKRDGYEVVLLHPAEAIKRDLRDGDTVELFNDRGRCLAALKLTIDVAPGVAVLPTGAWYDPVGDGGALPLDRGGNPNSLTSSMPTSRLAQATAPNSCLIEIKRAVA; this is encoded by the coding sequence TTGCACCTGTTCGGGACGCATTTCGGCACCTATGAGGTCGTCCGCGACGGTTCCGGACAGGCTGCCTTGCAAGGTTTCGGGCTCGACCCGCAGCCTTCGCCGGTCGGGGCGGCTTATCTCGATCTCAAGGACCACCCGGCGCGCGTCCTCTACCCGATGGTGCGCAAGGGCTGGCTCGCAGCGCGAGAAAATCCGGAGGGGCGCGGCCGAGACCGTGGCCGTGATGAGTTCATCCGCATCAGCTGGGACGAGGCGGCGGCGCTCGTCGCCGGGGAGGTCGAGCGCGTCCGCACGGTTCACAGCAATGCCGCCATCTTCGGCGGATCCTATGGCTGGGCCAGCGCGGGGCGCTTCCACCATGCGCAGGGCCAGCTCAAGCGCTTCCTCAATCTCGCTGGCGGCTTCACCTCGGCCGTCAACACCTACAGTTTTGGGGCCGCCGCCGTCATTCTGCCGCATGTCATCGGCCCGCGCTTCAAATTCGCCACGGATGTCGCGCCGAGCTGGGACCAGATCGCCGCCCATGCCAAGCTGCTGATCTCCTTTGGCGGCTTTCGCCTGTCGAATGCGCAGGTCGAGGCGGGGGGCACCGGCCAGCACCGCTCCGAGCGTGGGCTGGCGGCGGCTGCAGCGGCGGGCGTCAGGATCGTCGTCGTCAGTCCGGTGCGCGCCGATGTCCCGGACCTGCCGGGCGGAACGATCGACTACATCGCAATCCGCCCCAACACCGACACGGCGATGCTGCTGGCGATGGCGCAGACGCTGCTGGCGGAGGGCCTGGCCGACCGCGCTTTCCTCACGCGCTGCACGGTGGGGCTTGCACCCTTTGAGGCCTATCTGGCGGGTGAAAGCGACGGGGTGGTCAAGGATGCCGATTGGGCGGCCGAAATTTGCGGCGTGCCGGCCGCGACCATCCGGGATCTCGCTTGCGCCTTCGCCTCAGAGCCCGCGCTCGTCAATGCGGCCTGGTCGCTGCAGCGGGCGCGCTTCGGCGAGCAGCCCTATTGGGCGGCGATCGCCCTTGCGGCCATTGCCGGCCATGCCGGACGGCCCGGCTGCGGCATTGCCTTCGGCCTGACCTCCGTCAGCACGGTTGGCCAGCCGATCCGTCGGCTGCGGGGCCCGGCCTTCGATCAGGGGCGCAACCCGGTCGAAAGCTTCATCCCCGTCGCGCGGATCACCGAGCTCCTGTCCCAGCCGGGCGGATCGCTGGATTATGACGGCCGGCGCCTGGTGCTGCCTGACATCCGCCTGGTCTGGTGGGCGGGTGGCAACCCGTTCCACCACCATCAGGATCTCGCCGGCCTGACTGAGGCCTGGCGGCGGCCGGAAACGGTGATCGTCAATGAGCCGATGTGGACCGCGACCGCGCGCCATGCCGACATCGTGCTGCCGGCAAGCTTCCCGTTCGAGCGCGACGACATCGCCGCTTCCTCCCGCGACAACTGGCTCATCGCCAGCCGGCAGGTCTGCGCGCCGCCGGACGAAGTCCTGTCCGATCACCAGATCATGGCCCGCATCGCCCGCGAGATGGGCTTTGAGCACGCCTTCACTGGAGGGCGCGAGCCGCGGGAGTGGTTGCGCCGGATGTATGACGGCTACCGCACAGCCCATGCCGAATTGCCGGATTTCGAGGCGTTCTGGGCGCGCGGCTATGCCGCCCTCGACGAAGGCGAAGCTGCGCCGGCCCCGGTCACGCCATTGGCCGATTTCGTCGCCGACCCCGTGGGGAAACCGCTGGAGACGCCGTCCGGTCGCATCGAGATCACTTCTGCGGTGATCGCCGGCTTTGGCTATGACGATTGTCCCGGCCATCCGACCTGGCTCGCGCCGGAGGAATGGCTCGGCTCGCCTTTGGTGCAACGCTATCCGCTGCACCTGCTCTCGCCGCAGCCGGCGCATCGCCTGCACAGCCAATTGGAACTGGCGGGGCCGAGCCAGGGGGCCAAGCGCGACGGGTATGAGGTCGTGCTCTTGCACCCGGCCGAGGCGATCAAGCGGGACCTCCGGGACGGCGACACCGTGGAACTCTTCAATGATCGTGGCCGCTGCCTGGCGGCGCTCAAATTGACGATCGATGTCGCGCCGGGCGTCGCGGTGCTGCCGACCGGGGCCTGGTATGATCCGGTTGGCGATGGCGGGGCCTTGCCGCTCGACCGTGGCGGCAATCCCAACAGCCTCACCTCCAGCATGCCGACCTCGCGCCTGGCGCAGGCGACCGCGCCCAATTCTTGCCTGATCGAGATCAAGCGGGCAGTAGCCTGA